The following are encoded together in the Triticum dicoccoides isolate Atlit2015 ecotype Zavitan chromosome 6B, WEW_v2.0, whole genome shotgun sequence genome:
- the LOC119324110 gene encoding mitochondrial import inner membrane translocase subunit TIM22-4-like isoform X1, with protein MASPEPSAGGDAASQSAAVQPLQLPTPEEIKGQEMMNNCAVRSVLSGVMVGGGLGVLMGLFFGALENPIMSEEMTARQQIVYLAKQMGRKSMSHAKTFAVMGLIFSAAECVVEKARAKHDITNSAVAGCVTGGALAAKGGPQATCIGCVGFGAFSVAIEKFMERHT; from the exons ATGGCTTCACCGGAGCCATCGGCGGGCGGCGATGCGGCCAGCCAGAGTGCTGCGGTGCAGCCGCTCCAGCTGCCAACGCCGGAGGAGATCAAGGGGCAGGAGATGATGAACAACTGCGCCGTCCGGAGCGTCCTCAGTGGTGTCATGG TAGGGGGTGGTCTTGGTGTACTTATGGGACTATTTTTTGGAGCTTTGGAAAATCCAATAATGTCAGAGGAGATGACAGCAAGGCAACAAATAGTCTACCTGGCAAAACAGATGGGCAGGAAAAGTATGAGCCATGCTAAGACCTTTGCAGTAATGGGCTTGATTTTCTCTGCAGCTGAATGCGTCGTAGAGAAG GCTCGGGCAAAGCATGACATTACCAATTCGGCAGTAGCTGGCTGTGTCACAGGAGGGGCTTTAGCTGCAAAAG GTGGCCCTCAGGCCACATGTATCGGGTGTGTGGGTTTTGGTGCCTTCTCCGTGGCGATTGAGAAGTTCATGGAACGGCATACTTGA
- the LOC119324110 gene encoding mitochondrial import inner membrane translocase subunit TIM22-4-like isoform X2 codes for MASPEPSAGGDAASQSAAVQPLQLPTPEEIKGQEMMNNCAVRSVLSGVMGGGLGVLMGLFFGALENPIMSEEMTARQQIVYLAKQMGRKSMSHAKTFAVMGLIFSAAECVVEKARAKHDITNSAVAGCVTGGALAAKGGPQATCIGCVGFGAFSVAIEKFMERHT; via the exons ATGGCTTCACCGGAGCCATCGGCGGGCGGCGATGCGGCCAGCCAGAGTGCTGCGGTGCAGCCGCTCCAGCTGCCAACGCCGGAGGAGATCAAGGGGCAGGAGATGATGAACAACTGCGCCGTCCGGAGCGTCCTCAGTGGTGTCATGG GGGGTGGTCTTGGTGTACTTATGGGACTATTTTTTGGAGCTTTGGAAAATCCAATAATGTCAGAGGAGATGACAGCAAGGCAACAAATAGTCTACCTGGCAAAACAGATGGGCAGGAAAAGTATGAGCCATGCTAAGACCTTTGCAGTAATGGGCTTGATTTTCTCTGCAGCTGAATGCGTCGTAGAGAAG GCTCGGGCAAAGCATGACATTACCAATTCGGCAGTAGCTGGCTGTGTCACAGGAGGGGCTTTAGCTGCAAAAG GTGGCCCTCAGGCCACATGTATCGGGTGTGTGGGTTTTGGTGCCTTCTCCGTGGCGATTGAGAAGTTCATGGAACGGCATACTTGA